One window of the Caldisericia bacterium genome contains the following:
- a CDS encoding CPBP family intramembrane metalloprotease, with the protein MGYPAKKALKEVSVAIVFVFIAFAARWLDFFYYNSPDKPGSLIFSKLVGSLLVVLAVSILNLKWEEIGFTKKNFLKYLYYGLILLFVYIFLFYFLKPYLFYLFKFSIPEFSLSFSFPYYDRNYILELSMLTLNMVCEEGLFRGILQTRLKKIVPNFYAILIQSILFGLWHVPWALYNNQGFFSFYNLNYFLYTFGFGIIVGYIFEWTG; encoded by the coding sequence GTGGGATACCCTGCAAAGAAAGCTCTAAAAGAGGTATCTGTTGCAATTGTTTTTGTCTTTATTGCCTTTGCTGCAAGGTGGCTTGATTTCTTTTACTACAACTCTCCAGACAAACCGGGTAGTCTAATATTCTCAAAACTCGTTGGCTCTCTACTTGTAGTTCTTGCAGTAAGTATTCTTAACCTAAAATGGGAAGAGATCGGTTTTACAAAAAAGAATTTTTTAAAATACCTCTACTACGGACTGATACTCTTATTTGTTTACATTTTCCTCTTCTACTTCTTAAAACCATATCTTTTTTACTTATTCAAATTCAGTATTCCAGAATTTTCCCTCTCATTTTCATTTCCATACTATGATAGAAACTACATCCTTGAACTTTCAATGCTAACTTTAAACATGGTTTGTGAAGAAGGCTTGTTTAGGGGAATCCTTCAGACAAGACTTAAAAAGATTGTTCCTAACTTTTACGCCATTCTCATTCAGAGCATTCTCTTTGGTTTATGGCATGTTCCATGGGCTCTATACAATAATCAAGGATTTTTCTCCTTCTACAACCTGAACTATTTTCTATACACTTTTGGATTTGGAATAATTGTAGGTTATATATTTGAATGGACAGGC